From the Thermococcus sp. MV5 genome, the window ACTCTTTGTAAAATAGCAAGTCTTTTCCATATCTTGCAGTGTTTATGAACGTAATATTTCCGTATTTCCATCTGTTGTCCATTGCATAGAGAAAGACACTTCTAAGAGGTGCAGTTCCAAGGCCTGCTGCTATAAGGAGTAAATCCATCCCCTCCCACTCATCAACAGGGAATCCATTTCCATAAGGCCCTCTAACTAGAACAGTGTCTCCAGGCTTAAGCTTGTGAATTACTGAGGTTACCCTACCTGCCTTTCTGATACATAACTCAAAGAATCCTTTTCTCATAGCTGATGAACATATACTAATTGGAACTTCTCCAACTCCTGGAATGGTGAGTTGAACAAATTGACCAGGTTTGAAGGTCCACTTTTCAGCTAATTCTGGGTCTTCAAAACGGAATAGGAAGAGTTTCTCTGTCTCGGTTAATGTGTACAGCTTAAGCACTTTTGCCCTATGAAGGACGTAAGGGTTCTCTTTAGGCATCATAATTTCCTTAGGGATGAGTTCTCCCGGAGTGCTCATCATTCTTCACCTCCCATAGAACTGCCGTAGGCAAATCCTCTCTTTGGCATCTCCTCCGCCACTTCAGGTGGACATGAATTGTCCTTTACTCCTAGGATAGTTCTCAAGTTTTCTACAAAGCTTATCTCTGCTGGACAGAAGTAAGTACACCTTCCACATCCAACACAATAGCTTATGCCAAGCTTCTCGTTGTATGAGTTCTTACATAGATACCTGTTCATAAAACGAGATTTTTTCGTTGGTCTAAAATTGTGATTTCCAGCTACAAGGCCGTGACTTCTTAACTGACAAGAATCCCACCTTCTAATCCTAACACCTGTATCCCCATCAAGATTTGGAACATCCTGAACCTCATAGCACCTACAGGTTGGACAGGTTAGATTACAGTTACCACAGGCCAAACAAAGTTCGCTTTGTTCATCCCACATTGGGTGCTCCATTTCCATCTCAAGCAAATAGCGAAGGTTGCCCCAATCCTCATGGTACTTAAACTGCTGGTGTTTCTTATTTTCAAAGTCTCTAAAATTGCACACATCTTGACTTGTTACTTCCTCAAAGAGCTTAATATTTTTATCAACTATCCTGTGTCCCTTTGGACTTCCTACCCTTACCAGCCAGCCATCTGGAAGCTCATGGAAGAACAAGTCAAAACCATCATCTGCAAAGTCTGTTTCCCTTAAGTTGCAAAAACAATATTCGTCTGGAGTACAGCTTATTCCTATTATTATGCCCCTTTCTCTTCTAACCTTGTAATACTTGTCCGGAAGATCATCAAGGTATATTGTATCCATTATCTTGAGTCCGAAGATATCACATGCATGCACTCCAAAAATAATAAACGGCTCCACATTTTCAATAACCTCGTTGTACTCTACCTTTGATATGCTAAACTCAAATATTTTCTCTCTAGGTAGGAAAAAGAACTTTTTCGGTGGCATTATTGTTCTATTGTACTTGAACTCTATTTTCTTAACATCATCAACTTCTCTGAAGTCATAGAACTTCTCTGATATCTTTATGGGAGCATAAAGTGTCCCCCAATCCTTCAACCGTTCTAGGAATTCATAAGTATTCTCCTTTGGTAACTTAACGTATCTCAACTTTATCACCCCACCAATGTACACAAATGCTATTAATGAACATTTTTATTCATCCTCAATGAAGCCTTGTTTTGTGTATAAAAAAGGATTTCTAAACCCTTAGCTTTTTAACCAAAGGTTAAATATATCAAGCTTGCCTTTGTAAAGTTATCTCATCAAGTATTTAACCAACAGAAGACTACAACATGGTTTAATACATTTCATTAATGTAGACTTTTGTTCCCAAATGCACTAGTTAAACACTGAATAACATGAAATGAAAATCCTAATATCGGATCTTTTCAACGGCCAGTATTAACATGCTCACTAAATACATCCCTGAAATTGAGTAAAAAGCTCCTTCATAACCTATTTTATCGATTAAGAACCCTACAAAATACGGACCAGTTGTCGCTCCAAAGAATCCCATCATATTAACAAACCCCATAATAGTTCCAAGATTATCGGGTGTTGCATGCTCACTGGTGTAAGCTGTTACTGCAGGACCTACTGAATAAAAAAATAAACCTAAAGGGAGAACCAGTGGTGGATAAGAGGTTTTTACCAAAATAAATGAGAAAATAGAATTAAAGAACAGAATACATATCAAACTAGCTTCCCTAATCTTATCATATACTGTTCCACCTGCAATGGATCCAAAAATCCCAACAATGGAAAGGAGAGAAAAATAGAATGAGGCCTCCTCCAAACTTCTGCCATTGTTAACAAAAAAATCAGGAAGAAAAGTCAATATTCCAAAGAACGCAGCCAATAATAGAAAATTCATTACACTTAACCCAAAAATATTCTTGGGAATCTGGAACCTTGGTCTTCCAACCCGTTTTATTTCCCCTTTAATGACGAACATTAAAGCAACTCCTATTGTGGTACTCATTAGAGAAAGTACTAAAAATGAATATCTCCACTCCAAAGTTAAGGCTATTGGAACCACAATAGCTGGGGCAATCGCACTCCCCACAGGAGGTCCGATCATGAAAATCCCCAACGCTGATCCTTTTCTTTCTTTGTAAATTTCGCTTATTAATGCGGTAGAGGGAGCATAATAGAGCCCTGCAAAAAGCCCATAAAGTGCTCTTACACTTAGTAAGTGCCAGTAATCCCGTGCAAAGACCATAAAAGCACTTGCCAGTGAGTATCCAATTATACTCATTACAGCAAGTCGTTTTCTACCGAGTTTATCCCCAAAATACCCTGCAGGTACTTGAATTAATGCATAAGGAAGTAAAAGAGATGTCATTAACAACCCTGCCTGAGCATTTGTTATGCTAAACTCTCCTTTAATAATAGGGATAAGAGGAGGAATGGCCATTCTATGAGCATAGTTAAATATCCACCCAAGAGACAGTAGTATGAGAAGCTTTTTACGCATGTTTTAGGTGAATAGTTAAACGTTTAAAAATTTATCGAAGAGTTAAGTATAAAAAGGGGAGAAAGTAGGGAGAATGGGAGAAATATGGTAAGCAAACTTCTTGCACTTGGAGTCTATCCAAACTTGAGAGATCTCGATTTTAAGGTATTAAGAGGAGTAGAGTTAAATATGCGCCATTACGAATGGGTGCCTCTAGAGAATATTGCAAAATTTGCAAAAGTTGATATTGAAACTGCCTCTCATCGATTAGGAAAGCTTGACAACTGGGGGCTCGTTAGAAGAAGGAGTGATATAGGTTATATTGGTTATCAGCTGACAATTCATGGATATGATGCTCTAGTGATAAGGGCATTTGCCCAAAAAGGAGTTATCAAAGCAATAAGCCAAGCCCAGATTGGCGTTGGAAAAGAGGCCGATGTATATATCGGAATAACTCCCAGCGAAGAAAAAGTTGCGGTTAAGTTTAACCGAATTGGAAGAACAAGTTATACAAGAATAAAACTTTACAGACCCGATTTCATAGATAAAAGACATATTTCATGGTTATACATTTCTAGACTTGTTGCCCAAAGAGAATACGAAGCACTCCAGCTTCTAAACCCAATAGCAAAAGTTCCAAAACCAATTGCATGGAACAGACACGCAATTGTCATGGAGTTCATAGAAGGGGTTGAGCTTATAGAACTGACAGATACAGACCTAACGAGAGAGGAAGCCCTCGAAATACTTACTAAAGTTCTAGAAGAATACAAAAGGATAGTGGAATTCGGCATAGTACATTCCGATATGAGCCTTTACAACATAGTTCTTAAAAGTGATGGAGACATATTAATAATTGATTGGCCTCAATATCTAACAACAGGATTTCCAGATGCTAAATATTATCTCGAAAGAGACCTACAAGTGCTTTTGAACTCATTTAAGAAAAAATGGGGAGTAAAATTAAATTGGGAAGAAGTTTGGAAAGAATTCGAAGCAGCCTTTAAAATGAGCCTTAGAAGGGAGTAACAAAGATGAAAAAAGAAGAACTTGGAGTACTGGTATTTAAAGGCGCCCAAAAGGCTTTAAATAATAAACAACTAGAAATATCAAAAGACAAATTTAGCAACGTTATGGAATTAACAGAGAATTCGTTCACTTTTGGAATAACCCCTCAAGAACTTTATTTAAGTATTCTTTCTCTGGCTTTATAGGAAAGTTGTAAGGTTCACTGCTTGGCTTTTCATTATAATACGGCCTATTACATCCTGGACACCCATGAGTCATGAAAGCTTCTTCACTGAGTACTTTGAAAAGCTCTTCTCGTGAGAGGTCAAAACCAACAAGCTTTCCATTTTTAAACTTAAAATCCTCAACCCTTTTTATTCCGTTCTTAATTAGATTGAGGCCAATTTGCATCAACCTATACCTTTCAAGAGCTGGAGGAGACCTCCCCTCTAGAGTAGTCCCCTTAACTGGGGTAAACGCAAAAATGGAAACTTCCGCCCCAATATCATACGCCCTTTGAATTGTGCCCAAAAATTCCTCTTCACTTTCACCTAGCCCAAAGATTAAATGGATAAACGCTCTTCTTTCTCCAAAAATCTGTATAATGTTCTTCGCAAACTCCCACATTTCATTCCAAGTGTACATGGAGTCCTTTATCATGTTATAAATTCCTTCACTTGCAGCATCCAAACCCACCCCTACATAATCAACGCCAAATTTCTTGAATTGTCTAAGATACTCCCCATTTACAGGGGTAATTGAAAGAGAAACCGGTAGCTTAACTCCGGAAAATGTCCTAAGAAGTTCTAACACATCTTTCACAAGATTTGGGTAGTCTATAGTTTGAAGACACACCCTTGCAAATTTTGAATTTCCAAGTCTAGAAACTACGTCATTTAACTCAAATGCAGGCCAAGTTATTCTTGAAAGTTTCTCTACATCTGCCCTGCTTTCTCTTGCCTGTACACAGAAAGCACAATTATTGAGGCACTTCCCTTCATAATATGTCATAAAATAGGCTGTCGTGGGCCTTGCTAACATTCTACCTCTTTTTAACCCTAACATTACTGCGGTCCCATAGGAAACTCTGATTTTCATTTTTTACTCCTCCTTACTACCTTAAGAATTATGAGACTTAGGAGGGATAAAAAGGTTAGGATCGGAAGGAAGAGGAATATTCTCCCATACCCCTCAAGCTCTGCAACGTACCCCAAAATTAAGGGGCCTGAAAGATAACCAAGATCAAAGAACATTGTATAAACACTTGATCCCATTCCACGTATATTTTTAGGTAGATTTGCTAAAGCCAGCATCTGCAGAGAAGGAACCGTTAGACCAAACCCTGCTCCAAGGACAATAGCACTTAGATATGCCTTAGGGGGTAGTAGATACGAAAGCAAGGCCAAATATGCTGAAGTTATTAAAATAATTCCTATCGAAGCCACTGGGACAGGACCTCTCTTATCAGCTTCTCTGCCCCCAAAAACCCTTGTTAAGAGACTAAAACCACCCATAATACTAGCATAGATACCAAAAACGCTTGTCCCAAGACCTGAAATTTTGTAATATGCAGGAAGGAATGTGTACATCCCACTATATGCAAAAACCATGAAAAGGAGTGAAAAAGACGCAAAAATGAATGGAGCTGTTATTAAATCTCTGTAAGATCCTTTGATTTCCTCCTGCTCTCTTACCTCTACTTTAGTTCTAACCTCTCTATACGCCTTTAGAACAAACAAAAAACCGACTAAAGAAATGATGATGGTAAATAAAAACGCTGACTGGAACCCAAGATAATCAGCCATAAACCCTCCTAATGCAGGACCTATAAGTTGGCTTATAGAAAACATTGTTCCTCTCCATCCCAATGTCTCTCCCACCCTGCCCTTAGGTGCAAGGTCTATGGCTGTTGAGAGAGATGAGGGAAAGAAAAACGCGGCTGCCATTCCATGAACTGCTCGCCCCACAGCGAAAATTACCAAGCTTTTCATGAAAAAAGAGAGCACATAAAATACACCCGCTAACGCTCCAAATAGAGTACCAAACATCATGACCTCAAAACTCTTTCCCCTATCTCCTAGAATTCCCCCTATTGGTTTTAAGACAAAAGCAAAAATCGATGAGACAGAAGCCACAGTTCCTACAACAAAGGGAGTTGCCCCAAGTTGAATAGCAAGCGGGGAAATTAGAGGGGCTACTACGATATATCCCAAGAAGAAGAAAAATGTCGAAAAGTGGAGAAGCCAAAGATCTTTTCTTTCCATGGCTCTATCTCCTAAATATCAGCAATTGGCTTTTTCATACCCTCTCTCAGATATGCAACACTCATATGTTTTGTATTTCTCGCAAAACCTATGTCACCATTTCTATCAACCATTATTATTCCCATATTATCATTTCCAAAATGCTGAGTAGCTAGCTCAATGGCAGCTTCACTAGCTTTTTGAGCATCCATACCAGATTTAACAAAATCTGTTGCTGTTTTAGCCAGGAGCAATTTCATAGCGACTTCTCCAAGACCAGTGCATGAAGCTCCCGCAAATTCGTTAGCATAGGTTCCACTTCCAATTATTGGGGTATCACCAACTCTCCCAAACATTTTTAGGAATACTCCTCCTGTTGATGTGCCAGCCACAATTTCTTCTCCGTCAAATGCTACAGCCCCTACTGTGCTTCTAAGAAGTTCAGGATATTCCCTTATCAGCTCACTTATTCTTTTCCAATGGGGTATAGAGGCTTCTTTGAGAAGTTTCTCTTTGAGTTTTTTCCATTGTTCAAGTCTTTCTTCTGTTATTGGGTTATACTCCTCAAACCCTACCAAACGAGCAAATCTGACGGCCCCCTCTCCCACAAGGAGTACATGATCTGTTTTTTCCATAACCTTTCTTGCGACACTTATTGGATTTTTAATGCCCCATACACCAGCTACAGCTCCTGCTTCCAGATTAGAGCCCATAATAGCTGCATCCATCTCAACTTTACCATCCAAAGTTAAAACACTACCAGTTCCTGCATTAAAGATAGGATTGTCCTCCAATACTTTAACCGCCTCCTCAACTGCATCAAGAGCCGAACCTCTTTTTAATTCTTTCCAACCTGCTAAAACAGCCTCTCTTACCCCTTCAAGAATCTTTGGAATTCTCTCTTCATTTCTTATTGTACCTGCTCCACCATGAACAATAATCGCTTTCATGAATGCCACCATCAATTGATGTCTTCGAAAGGTTAAAAGCATTATGGAAACGGAAAGAGAGTAGCCTTAATACTCATATAGCACTTCATTAGCTTAGACTCATGTTGATTATGGTTTCTCCTATATTTTCGAGATACTCGAGTATCCTACGATAGCTATCCATGGCCAATGACTTCCTATAATCCATTGACTTTATATGTTCCTTTAATTCAAGCATTATTGCATCGATCTTCTTTAGGTCTTTTCTAATCATCTGACTCATCACTTTTTGGATTATCTCTTTTAAGTATGCAATATTAAGATCTGGATCAAAATTCTCAGCAATCCGCACCATATGATCCCCTATTCTTTCAATATTACGAACTATAAACAAGTACTCCAAGAAGGTCAAAGTTTCGTTTAATTAGCCCTCCATCCTTAACTATGCTTCCTCCAGAGAGAATCTTATTCACTGCCCTTAAAGTTAGAAAGTAAAAGCGGTCAAGCTCATTTTCTAGTCCATTTATATCTCTAAGCACTTCTTTTTTCTCGAACTCGCTTATAAGTGTCAAATCCTCAACCATAGAAATTAAAATTGAAGTTAGTCTTTCTATGATCTCTTTCAGGTTCACCTCTTCATCAGCGAGCAAGCTTTTACTTGTAATTCTAAGTGGTTCTTCTAAGATTATCTCTAACCCTGGAAGGTTTTGAATTGTTTGGCGTATTTTTACCTTATATATGGGCATGTCTTCCGTAAACTTCACATCTATAATATCATAGCCCTGGATATAAGCAGAAATCAATAACCTAACAGCCATATCTGGAGAAATTTCTTTAGAAATTAAGAGTTCTCTACTTTCGCTTATTTCCTTAGGTTCCTTGGGAAATATCAAAAGAGAGCCATCTGGGTTTATCGTTATTGGGACAACATCCCCCTGTTTTAAATTATTCTCTCTAACCCATTTTTTTGGAAGTGAAATTATGTATGAACTTCTCCCCGTGAATTGTATCTTTCTAAACTCCATATATACCACCTGATCTATATAGAGAATTGTTCAGAATATAAATATTATGATAATCTATTCTTCATCTATAATCCTCTTCATCCATGTTCCCCGCAAAAACCATGCAAAACCAAAAAGCCCAGCTATAACATTACTAAGCCCCATACCTAGGAAAACTCCTACCGAGGATCCAATGATAATATAACCAAGAAAATAACTTAGAGGTATTCTTAAGCCCCAAAGTCTCAGGATTCCAAGCATCATGCTCTTCTTTGTATGTCCTGAGGCTCTAAAAACGTTATTAACTACAACAAAGAGACCGTTGAAAAATGGAACCGATGTTAAAAAGTATCTCCAGACAATTGCACTTTCTTCCACAACTGCTTTGTCATCTAAAAAAACTCTAAAAATCGGTACCCTCAATACTCCAATAACAACAACAGCCATAGTCGCTATAGTGGCGTTTACTATCATTGTTCTCTCAGCAATCCTTTTGGCCCTCTCATAGTTCTCAGCGCCAACATTTTGAGCTATCATAGTTCCCATCGCCATGCTTATCCCTCTAGAGATACTCGTGAGAAAATTTACAAGGCGGGTTGTAATTGTATAAGCGGCGTATGTAACATCACCAAAACCAAAGATTATACGGGTTAAGATAACAAATCCAAAACTGTTCGCAGATTGGCCAATTCCGGAGGGAAGGCCCACTCTAAAAATTTTCTTATAAAAGACAAAATCAGGTCTCAAAGAAGCAAAAGTAAGGTGTAAACCAGCTTTTCCTGTGAAAAGAAGGTATGTGCCAATTATTGATCCCAAAGTATTTGAAAAGACCGTAGCTATTGCGGCTCCAGCCACTCCCAGTCTAGGAACACCAAAAAACCCAAATATTAAAATTGGATCAAGAATAACGTTAAGCAACACTGTGAAGATGTTTATCTTAACTGGGGTTTTTGTGTCCCCCGTAGCCCTCATAAGGGCACTAAACGCAAATCCTATAAACGAAAACGGCAAACCCAAAAAGATTATCCTAACATAAGTTAAGGCATATGGATAGACATTGGAAGTAACCTTCATGAATTCCAAAGCCTTGGGTGTGATAAGAAACCCTACAACGGCAGTTAAAGAAGCAAAAAATAGAACCAGAGAATACAATGCCCCAGCAGCATTGTTGGCTTTTTGATACTTTTTCGCTCCTATATACTGTCCTACAATAGCAAATCCTGCAACAGCAAATCCTTGTCCTAGATTTACAAGAGTTCCAATAAGAGGCCAAGAAACTCCTGGAGCTGATAATGCCTCTCTCCCGATTTTTCCAAGCCAAAAAGTGTCAGTTATGTTATAGAGCACATGAATAAGGTTGTTGATTATCAATGGATAAGCTAGTCTGAAAAGTGTCTTTTCTATATTGCCCTCTAGAATTTCTGCCCGCATCTGGTCTACCTTTACCATATTAAATACTTATCGAAGCGTTAATATATAAACTTAATGGTCTATTATCCTTCTCATCCAAGAACCTCTCAAGAACCACACAAACCCAATTACAGCAGCCAGCACATTGCTTAACCCCATTCCAAGCCATACTCCTATTGTATCTGCGGTGAATTTCCCAAGAGAGTAAGCTAAAGGTATTCTAAGCATCCACAGTCTTAACATACCTAAAATCATGCTCTTCTTCGTATGCCCTGAGCTCTGGAAAACATTGCTTACGGCAGCAAAAATTCCAAAAAATGGTAAAGAGAATGCAAAATACCTCACAAATTTAACACTCTCATTTAATACTCTTTCATCTTTAATAAAGAAGCCAAATATCTGGGCTCTAAATACCACTACTATTATCGTTCCAATTCCCAGTACGACTAAATTGGTGAGCATGGCTCTCTCAGCGATCTTTTTTGCCCTCTCATAGTTCTCAGCGCCAACATTCTGCCCTACCATTGTCCCCATTGCTTGACTTATTCCATTCGCTATGGCGAACATAAAATTCGTAAGTCTGTTTCCTATTGTATATGTAGCAAAAGCAACAGTTCCGTAGATGTAAATTATTCTCGTGAGGACTACAAATCCAAAAGCGTCTGTAGAGAACCCCACACTTGAAGGCAAACCGACTCTAAAAATGCGTTCATAAAAGCTCCATTCAGGCTTGAGGTTCTCAAGTGTCAAATGTATCCCCACCCTCCCTTTGAAGAGTAAATACCCTCCAATCAATGAACCAACACTATTTGAGAACATCGTAGCAACAGCAGCCCCTATAACCCCCAATTTTGGAAATCCCAGCCATCCAAAGATAAGGAGAGGATCAAGAATAATGTTAAGGAAAACTGTAAACATGTTAATTTTTACCGGTGTTTTTGTATCCCCTACTGCTCTCAAGAGAAAGTTGAAGGCAAATAATGTAAAAGAGAAGGGTATTCCAATAAAAATTATTCTAATATAACTAAGAGCATAGGGATAAACTTCTGGTGTAACCTTCATAAACTTGAGTGCAAAAGGCGCTATAATTAAACCAAATATAGCTACAAACGCTGAGAAAAACATCATAAGTGAGTATAGAGCACCAGCAGCCCGATTAGCTTTTTCATAATCTTTTGCTCCAACATACTGGCTTACAAAGGCAAACCCAGCAGTAGTAAATCCCATTCCAATACTCATGAAAAACCACACAAGAGGCCAAGAAGTCCCTGGAGCAGAAAGTTCTTCTGTACCAAGTCTACCAAGCCAGAACGTATCAGTTAAGTTGTAAAGAACTTGAACCATGTTATTAATTATCAATGGATAGGCTAACTTAAGCATAATTCTCTCTATGTTCCCCTCCACGATTTCCTGTCGCATTGCTTGGAGTTTCTCCCCATCCAATGTCTCCACCAACTGAGGATTTGATAATCATTTACTATATTCTGTTCTTTCAAAATTGCACATATGGGGGTA encodes:
- the hydG gene encoding NADPH-dependent hydrogenase/sulfhydrogenase 1 subunit gamma; the encoded protein is MSTPGELIPKEIMMPKENPYVLHRAKVLKLYTLTETEKLFLFRFEDPELAEKWTFKPGQFVQLTIPGVGEVPISICSSAMRKGFFELCIRKAGRVTSVIHKLKPGDTVLVRGPYGNGFPVDEWEGMDLLLIAAGLGTAPLRSVFLYAMDNRWKYGNITFINTARYGKDLLFYKELEAMKDLAEAENVKIIQSVTRDPDWPGLKGRPQQFIVEANTNPKNTAVAVCGPPRMYKAVFESLINYDYRPDNIYVTLERKMKCGIGKCGHCNVGTSTSWKYICKDGPVFGYFDIISTPGLLD
- the hydB gene encoding NADPH-dependent hydrogenase/sulfhydrogenase 1 subunit beta, which encodes MRYVKLPKENTYEFLERLKDWGTLYAPIKISEKFYDFREVDDVKKIEFKYNRTIMPPKKFFFLPREKIFEFSISKVEYNEVIENVEPFIIFGVHACDIFGLKIMDTIYLDDLPDKYYKVRRERGIIIGISCTPDEYCFCNLRETDFADDGFDLFFHELPDGWLVRVGSPKGHRIVDKNIKLFEEVTSQDVCNFRDFENKKHQQFKYHEDWGNLRYLLEMEMEHPMWDEQSELCLACGNCNLTCPTCRCYEVQDVPNLDGDTGVRIRRWDSCQLRSHGLVAGNHNFRPTKKSRFMNRYLCKNSYNEKLGISYCVGCGRCTYFCPAEISFVENLRTILGVKDNSCPPEVAEEMPKRGFAYGSSMGGEE
- a CDS encoding MFS transporter; protein product: MRKKLLILLSLGWIFNYAHRMAIPPLIPIIKGEFSITNAQAGLLMTSLLLPYALIQVPAGYFGDKLGRKRLAVMSIIGYSLASAFMVFARDYWHLLSVRALYGLFAGLYYAPSTALISEIYKERKGSALGIFMIGPPVGSAIAPAIVVPIALTLEWRYSFLVLSLMSTTIGVALMFVIKGEIKRVGRPRFQIPKNIFGLSVMNFLLLAAFFGILTFLPDFFVNNGRSLEEASFYFSLLSIVGIFGSIAGGTVYDKIREASLICILFFNSIFSFILVKTSYPPLVLPLGLFFYSVGPAVTAYTSEHATPDNLGTIMGFVNMMGFFGATTGPYFVGFLIDKIGYEGAFYSISGMYLVSMLILAVEKIRY
- a CDS encoding serine/threonine-protein kinase RIO2, translating into MVSKLLALGVYPNLRDLDFKVLRGVELNMRHYEWVPLENIAKFAKVDIETASHRLGKLDNWGLVRRRSDIGYIGYQLTIHGYDALVIRAFAQKGVIKAISQAQIGVGKEADVYIGITPSEEKVAVKFNRIGRTSYTRIKLYRPDFIDKRHISWLYISRLVAQREYEALQLLNPIAKVPKPIAWNRHAIVMEFIEGVELIELTDTDLTREEALEILTKVLEEYKRIVEFGIVHSDMSLYNIVLKSDGDILIIDWPQYLTTGFPDAKYYLERDLQVLLNSFKKKWGVKLNWEEVWKEFEAAFKMSLRRE
- a CDS encoding radical SAM protein; this encodes MKIRVSYGTAVMLGLKRGRMLARPTTAYFMTYYEGKCLNNCAFCVQARESRADVEKLSRITWPAFELNDVVSRLGNSKFARVCLQTIDYPNLVKDVLELLRTFSGVKLPVSLSITPVNGEYLRQFKKFGVDYVGVGLDAASEGIYNMIKDSMYTWNEMWEFAKNIIQIFGERRAFIHLIFGLGESEEEFLGTIQRAYDIGAEVSIFAFTPVKGTTLEGRSPPALERYRLMQIGLNLIKNGIKRVEDFKFKNGKLVGFDLSREELFKVLSEEAFMTHGCPGCNRPYYNEKPSSEPYNFPIKPEKEYLNKVLEGLFQK
- a CDS encoding MFS transporter, which codes for MERKDLWLLHFSTFFFFLGYIVVAPLISPLAIQLGATPFVVGTVASVSSIFAFVLKPIGGILGDRGKSFEVMMFGTLFGALAGVFYVLSFFMKSLVIFAVGRAVHGMAAAFFFPSSLSTAIDLAPKGRVGETLGWRGTMFSISQLIGPALGGFMADYLGFQSAFLFTIIISLVGFLFVLKAYREVRTKVEVREQEEIKGSYRDLITAPFIFASFSLLFMVFAYSGMYTFLPAYYKISGLGTSVFGIYASIMGGFSLLTRVFGGREADKRGPVPVASIGIILITSAYLALLSYLLPPKAYLSAIVLGAGFGLTVPSLQMLALANLPKNIRGMGSSVYTMFFDLGYLSGPLILGYVAELEGYGRIFLFLPILTFLSLLSLIILKVVRRSKK
- a CDS encoding isoaspartyl peptidase/L-asparaginase family protein codes for the protein MKAIIVHGGAGTIRNEERIPKILEGVREAVLAGWKELKRGSALDAVEEAVKVLEDNPIFNAGTGSVLTLDGKVEMDAAIMGSNLEAGAVAGVWGIKNPISVARKVMEKTDHVLLVGEGAVRFARLVGFEEYNPITEERLEQWKKLKEKLLKEASIPHWKRISELIREYPELLRSTVGAVAFDGEEIVAGTSTGGVFLKMFGRVGDTPIIGSGTYANEFAGASCTGLGEVAMKLLLAKTATDFVKSGMDAQKASEAAIELATQHFGNDNMGIIMVDRNGDIGFARNTKHMSVAYLREGMKKPIADI
- a CDS encoding MATE family efflux transporter; this encodes MVKVDQMRAEILEGNIEKTLFRLAYPLIINNLIHVLYNITDTFWLGKIGREALSAPGVSWPLIGTLVNLGQGFAVAGFAIVGQYIGAKKYQKANNAAGALYSLVLFFASLTAVVGFLITPKALEFMKVTSNVYPYALTYVRIIFLGLPFSFIGFAFSALMRATGDTKTPVKINIFTVLLNVILDPILIFGFFGVPRLGVAGAAIATVFSNTLGSIIGTYLLFTGKAGLHLTFASLRPDFVFYKKIFRVGLPSGIGQSANSFGFVILTRIIFGFGDVTYAAYTITTRLVNFLTSISRGISMAMGTMIAQNVGAENYERAKRIAERTMIVNATIATMAVVVIGVLRVPIFRVFLDDKAVVEESAIVWRYFLTSVPFFNGLFVVVNNVFRASGHTKKSMMLGILRLWGLRIPLSYFLGYIIIGSSVGVFLGMGLSNVIAGLFGFAWFLRGTWMKRIIDEE
- a CDS encoding MATE family efflux transporter, whose protein sequence is MDGEKLQAMRQEIVEGNIERIMLKLAYPLIINNMVQVLYNLTDTFWLGRLGTEELSAPGTSWPLVWFFMSIGMGFTTAGFAFVSQYVGAKDYEKANRAAGALYSLMMFFSAFVAIFGLIIAPFALKFMKVTPEVYPYALSYIRIIFIGIPFSFTLFAFNFLLRAVGDTKTPVKINMFTVFLNIILDPLLIFGWLGFPKLGVIGAAVATMFSNSVGSLIGGYLLFKGRVGIHLTLENLKPEWSFYERIFRVGLPSSVGFSTDAFGFVVLTRIIYIYGTVAFATYTIGNRLTNFMFAIANGISQAMGTMVGQNVGAENYERAKKIAERAMLTNLVVLGIGTIIVVVFRAQIFGFFIKDERVLNESVKFVRYFAFSLPFFGIFAAVSNVFQSSGHTKKSMILGMLRLWMLRIPLAYSLGKFTADTIGVWLGMGLSNVLAAVIGFVWFLRGSWMRRIIDH